In Gossypium hirsutum isolate 1008001.06 chromosome D06, Gossypium_hirsutum_v2.1, whole genome shotgun sequence, one genomic interval encodes:
- the LOC107901991 gene encoding uncharacterized protein, producing MSSHHLSELDSTTDSVASSPRSEHHAPHDARVRFMCSFGGKILPRPHDNQLRYAGGDTRIVAVHRSTSFAAILTKLSKLSGIANVSVKYQLPNEDLDALISVMTDEDLENMMEEYDRLAQNHNPRLRIFLFSKGDDSRTSSISSLLDGSVNREHWFLDALNSGANASGLERGRSEISSIVSEVPDYLFGLDNSDEVQPRGPKLSIRQLLHENVSVSDPGSPAPVVSSSPFCSTSSAPVVVPSMPDLPPVKTKPDNPEPGFESKQNQTESLVEQPVLQPTTYSGSPMWHYIPGSHYSVPPAQQIPVYYVPGPVQSGNPQVQPVQIRPQYVQQYPMSTGQIPVGYHQPVAGVGQAYRPVTHVDPYDPALRVAPDGVKQPIYYGVRNAGPVPVYSGMVVPGGEELGRSGSDSTQGRVSQEGL from the exons ATGTCGTCTCACCACCTCTCTGAGTTGGACTCCACCACCGATTCCGTCGCGTCCTCTCCACGCTCCGAGCACCATGCTCCTCATGATGCCCGTGTACGGTTCATGTGCAGTTTCGGCGGAAAGATCCTTCCACGTCCACATGATAATCAGCTCCGTTATGCCGGTGGTGATACCCGCATCGTTGCCGTCCATCGTTCCACCTCCTTCGCAGCCATCCTCACCAAGCTCTCTAAACTCTCAG GAATTGCCAACGTGAGTGTTAAGTATCAGCTTCCGAACGAGGATCTTGACGCGTTGATTTCAGTGATGACCGATGAGGATCTCGAGAACATGATGGAAGAATATGATCGGCTAGCACAGAATCATAACCCTCGGTTGCGGATTTTTCTTTTCTCCAAAGGCGATGACTCTCGAACCAGTAGCATCAGCTCACTTTTGGACGGTTCGGTTAATCGTGAGCACTGGTTCTTAGACGCTCTTAACAGTGGAGCCAATGCATCTGGTCTCGAACGCGGCCGTTCCGAGATTTCCTCGATTGTATCGGAGGTACCCGATTATTTATTCGGGTTGGATAACTCCGATGAGGTCCAACCCCGTGGCCCGAAATTAAGTATACGTCAGCTCTTGCATGAGAATGTCTCGGTTTCGGACCCGGGTTCGCCGGCCCCGGTTGTTTCTTCATCGCCCTTTTGTTCCACCTCATCAGCTCCAGTTGTTGTACCTTCAATGCCAGATCTGCCACCGGTTAAGACTAAACCAGATAACCCCGAACCGGGTTTTGAGTCAAAGCAGAATCAAACAGAGAGCTTGGTGGAGCAACCCGTTTTGCAGCCAACGACATATTCGGGTAGTCCTATGTGGCACTATATTCCGGGTTCTCATTACTCTGTACCTCCCGCTCAACAAATACCTGTATATTATGTTCCGGGTCCAGTTCAATCCGGAAATCCGCAGGTTCAACCTGTTCAAATCCGGCCACAGTATGTCCAGCAGTATCCAATGTCAACGGGTCAAATACCGGTTGGGTATCATCAGCCGGTTGCTGGTGTGGGTCAAGCATACAGGCCAGTAACGCACGTGGACCCTTATGATCCCGCATTAAGAGTGGCTCCTGATGGTGTGAAACAACCTATATATTATGGAGTTAGAAATGCGGGTCCAGTGCCAGTTTACTCAGGAATGGTGGTGCCGGGTGGGGAGGAATTGGGTAGAAGCGGGTCGGATTCAACACAGGGTCGGGTCTCGCAAGAAGGCCTGTAA